The genome window CCGATTGCCTTGCAAGTACTGGGTATTTGTTCGGCGCTGGCGGTTACCAGTTCAATGGCAAACGCCTTAGTAATGACGTTAGCGGTAACTTTAGTTACAGCGTTTTCTAACTTGTTTATTTCGGCGATTCGTAATCAGATCCCATCAAGTGTGCGTATTATCGTACAGATGGCAATTATTGCCTCATTGGTAATTGTGGTTGATCAGATATTAAAGGCTTTTTCATATCAGCTCTCACAAGAGTTATCGGTATATATTGGTTTGATTATTACTAACTGTATCGTTATGGGTCGTGCAGAAGCGTTTGCGATGAAAGAAAAACCAGGCGTAAGTTTTATGGATGGTATCGGTAACGGCTTAGGTTATGGTTTTATCTTAATGACTGTTGCTTTCTTCCGCGAATTATTTGGTTTTGGTACCTTATTTGGTATTGAAATTTTACCATTGATTCAAAACGACGGTTGGTATCAGGCAAATGGCTTATTGGTTTTACCATTTAGCTCATTCTTCATCATTGGTTTGATCATCTGGGCAATTCGCCAATGGAAACCAGAGCAAGTTGAGAAGGACTAACCGATGGAACATTATATTAGTTTATTAGTTAAAACGATTTTTATTGAAAACATCGCGTTATCATTTTTCTTAGGTATGTGTACTTTCTTAGCGGTTTCTAAGAAAGTCAGTACCGCGATTGGTCTAGGTGTT of Thalassotalea insulae contains these proteins:
- a CDS encoding NADH:ubiquinone reductase (Na(+)-transporting) subunit D, whose protein sequence is MSSEANKVLTKPIVDNNPIALQVLGICSALAVTSSMANALVMTLAVTLVTAFSNLFISAIRNQIPSSVRIIVQMAIIASLVIVVDQILKAFSYQLSQELSVYIGLIITNCIVMGRAEAFAMKEKPGVSFMDGIGNGLGYGFILMTVAFFRELFGFGTLFGIEILPLIQNDGWYQANGLLVLPFSSFFIIGLIIWAIRQWKPEQVEKD